The genomic stretch ACATGATCGTCATCGCATTGCTGATGTCGCCGCCGCCATCCACCTCGAAATACAAATCCGTCGAGGCGCAGCTCTTCAGCGCGTCGCCGACCTGCGACAGGAACGGCTTGACGGCGGCGTCGAAGAATCCGCCATTGTCCGGCGTCGGATAATAGACGGTGTTGAGCACGGCGATGCGAATGCCGCGATTCTTGATCGTCGTGCAATAGGACGTATCGAGCGGCCCGAGGCAGCGGTAGAAGGCGCCGAAGCTGTTCGAATAGCTCTTCTGATAATTGTTGCAGGCGGCGTTGGAGACGAAGTTTCCGTCGACGAGGCCATCCGTCACCAGCAGCAATACCTTCTGCGGGGAGTCGCCGCTGGCGCTCGTGCCATTGCCAGGATTGGCGATGAGGCTATTGGCCTGCGTCAGCGCCATGCCGATGTCGGTCATCGCATTGCGCGTGTTGAGCGGACTGCCGCCGATCGTCGCCGACGTCCATGTCGACGCGCTGGTCGGATAGGTGTAGCTCGCGCCCGCCGGCAGATAATTCTCCTTCTCCATCAGCGGCGGCGTCATCACGTTGATCCCCGCGGCTATGACGCTCACATTGGCGCTCGTCGCCGCGGTCAACGCCACAAGCTGCGTGAAGCCCATATTGAAGGCATAGGCGGCGAAGCGATAATTCGCGCCATTCGCCGCCATCATCGCCTGAGCCGTGCTCGCCAGGCTCTTCGCCGACTCTCGCACATTGTCGATGCGCAGAACGATGCCCTGGTTCTTCGCATAGGTGTAGCTGTCGATCGTTCCATAGCCGGGATATTGGATCGTATATCCCGCCTCCGAGAAGTTGTTCTCATGGCAGGCGAAGGCGCATCCCGTCGCGGCCGTCATCGCATTCACGCCCGCGGTCGTCGCGGGAAGCTCCATCGACGGCGAATTGTCCAGCACGAGATAAAAATCGA from Methylosinus sp. C49 encodes the following:
- a CDS encoding pilus assembly protein TadG-related protein, translated to MFGIRVLAALVGFAGDRKGSVVFIFALAALPLLIAAGGALDYATTGRVQTQLGAIADSAALAATTPAMMLQTATSGQTAATNMFAAQAQQIKTLTYDATKLTVTVNDATSTFSKIRTVNVSYTAEIVNAFGSFYRNTTTTFTVKAATTASTARNIDFYLVLDNSPSMELPATTAGVNAMTAATGCAFACHENNFSEAGYTIQYPGYGTIDSYTYAKNQGIVLRIDNVRESAKSLASTAQAMMAANGANYRFAAYAFNMGFTQLVALTAATSANVSVIAAGINVMTPPLMEKENYLPAGASYTYPTSASTWTSATIGGSPLNTRNAMTDIGMALTQANSLIANPGNGTSASGDSPQKVLLLVTDGLVDGNFVSNAACNNYQKSYSNSFGAFYRCLGPLDTSYCTTIKNRGIRIAVLNTVYYPTPDNGGFFDAAVKPFLSQVGDALKSCASTDLYFEVDGGGDISNAMTIMFQKAVTTAAHLTK